GGGCTTCCTGTTCCCTGAGGGCTTCCTGTTCCCTGAGGGCTTCCTTTTCCCTAAGGGCTTCCTGTTCCCTGAGGGCTTCCTGTTCCCTGAGGGCTTCCTGTTCCCTAAGGGCTTCCTGTTCCCTGAGGGCTTCCTGTTCCCTGAGGGCTTCCTGTTCCCTGAGGGCTTCCTGTTCCCTAAGGGCTTCCTGTTCCCTGAGGGCTTCCTGTTCCCTGAGGGCTTCCTGTTCCCTGAGGGCTTCCTGTTCCCTGAGGGCTTCCTGTTCCCTGAGGGCTTCCTGTTCCCTGAGGGCTTCCTGTTCCCTAAGGGCTTCCTGTTCCTTAAGGGCTTCCTGTTCCCAGAGGGCTTCCTGTTCCCAGAGGGCTTCCTGTTCCCAGAGGGCTTCCTGTTCCCAGAGGGCTTCCTGTTCCTTAAGGGCTTCCTGTTCCTTAAGGGCTTCCTGTTCCCAGAGGGCTTCCTGTTCCCTAAGGGCTTCCTGTTCCTTAAGGGCTTCCTGTTCCCAGAGGGCTTCCTGTTCCCTCAGGGCTTCCTGTTCCCTCAGGGATTCCTGTTCCCTGAGGGCTTCCTGTTCCCTAAGAGCTTCCTGTTCCCTCAGGGCTTCCTGTCCCCTCAGGGCTTCCTGTTCCCTCAGGGCTTCCTGTCCCCTCAGGGCTTCCTGTCCCCTCAGGGACCTGGTAAATAATATAGCACTATATAAAGAATACAGTGACATGGTGAACAGACACCCAGCAGTCCATCAGCATGGTAAACAGACACCCATCAGTCCATCAGAATGGTGAACAGACACCCAGCAGTCCATCAGCATGGTGAACAGACACCCATCAGTCCATCAGCATGGTGAACAGACACCCAGCAGTCCATCAGCATGGTGAACAGACACCCATCAGTCCATCAGCATGGTGAACAGACACCCAGCAGTCCATCAGCATGGTGAACAGACACCCAGCTAACAGGCCTCTAAGCGGTTGACTGTCACACGATCTCACCACATTTAGGCCTATTGCATACTTTCACACAGCACATACCGTAACTTCCTCCGTGCTGAGGCATtgggtttgcatcccaaatgtcatccctgtgtagtgcactactttagaccaggaaccaTGGTAACACtacatagggttccatttgggacggagCCACCAGGAACCATTAGGACCAGTCATCCTCTTATTCTCTTCCCATGGTCTGTCCCTCATCAAGGCAACATCCTGTTTACTAAGACCACATATTctctcccacacagacagcaCAGCCCCCTCAGTCTAATCATAGCCTTTGTAGCATTGTTTTCATCGTACCATGGTAACCAGGAATGAGAGGAAACAGTCATGTACAGGAAATATAAACAACTTTAAACACGTTAAGACTGACCTTATAACCTACAGGATATCCATTCAAGTAGGTCTGAATCATGAGCCACCTGGCTGTGTTATAGGCATTGTTGTGTCTCCCAGAGCTAACTGAGGATCATGAACACAACACTGTGACTACCCTGAGGTCCTGAGAGTCGCCTGTCTGACTGGTAGTTTATAGCTCAGCCAATAAGCTGGGATCATCTCTGAGTCACTGGCCGGTGACCACTCAGTGACTGAGAAGACCACGTCCACCTAACCTGCCTTGTACTGCCCTGCCCTGTACTGCCCTGACCTGTACTGCCTTGACCTGCCCTGTACTGCCTTGACCTGCCCTGCCCTGTACTGCCCTGATCTGCCCTGTACtgccctgacctgacctgacctgcccTGACCtgccctgacctgacctgacctgcccTGACCTGCCCTGTACTGCCTTGACCTGCCCTGCCCTGTACTGCCCTGATCTGCCCTGTACTGCCCTGACCTGCCCTGCCCTGTACTGCTCTGACCTACCCTGCCCTGTACTGCCCTGTACTGCCTTGACCTGCCCTGCCCTGTACTGCCCTGACCTGTCCTGCCCTGTACTGCCCTGTACTGCCCTGacctaccctgccctgccctgccctgccctgccctgccctgccctgccctgccctgacctgccctgccctgccctgccctgacctgccctgccctgtactgccctgccctgccctatgctgccctgccctgccctgtactgccctgtactgccctgccctgccctgtactGCCCTGCCCTGACCTGTACTGCCCTGACCTGTCCTGCCCTGTACTGCCCTGCCCTGTACTGCCCTGACCTGCCCTGTACTGCCCTGACCTGCCCTGACCTGCCCTGACCTGCCCTGTACTGCCCTGACCTGCCCTGTACTGCCCtgacctgccctgccctgccctgccctgccctgccctgccctgtactgccctgccctgccctgccctgccctgccctgccctgccctgccctgccctgtactgccctgccctgccctgccctaccctgccctgccctgccctgacctGTACTGCCCTGACCTGCCCTGTACTGCCCTGACCTGACCTGTACCACCCTAACCTGTACTGTACTGCCCTAACCTGCCCTGTACTGCCCTAACCTGCCCTGTACTGCCCTAACCTGCCCTGTACTGCCCTGACCTGCCCTGTACTGCCCTAACCTGCCCTGCACTGCCCTGCCCTGACCTGCCCTGTACtgccctgacctgacctgacctgcccTGACCTGTACTGTACCACCCTAACCTGTACTGTACTGCCCTGACCTGCCCTGCACTGCCCTGACCTGCCCTGTACTGCCCTGCCCTGCACTGCCCTGACCTGCCCTGCACTGCCCTGACCTGCCCTGTACTGCCCTGCCCTGACCTGCCCTGtacgtctgctaaccatgtgaccaataacatctgctaaccatgtgaccaataacacctgctaaccctaacaccaaccctaaccatgtgaccaataacacctgctaaccatgtgaccaataacacctgctaaccatgtgaccaataacacctgctaaccatgtgaccaataacatctgctaaccatgtgaccaataacatctgctaaccatgtgaccaataacatctgctaaccatgtgaccaataacatctgctgaccatgcgaccaataacatctactaaccatgcgaccaataacacctgctaaccatgtgaccaataacacctgctaaccatgtgaccaataacacctgctaaccatgtgaccaataacatctgctgaccatgtgaccaataacacctgctaaccatgtgaccaataacatctgctgaccatgtgaccaataaaatgttatttcatTTGACCTATATATTAGTAGGTGACATGTTAGTCATCtgagccgtcctcctctcagcagcctccatcTTAGTCATCtgagccgtcctcctctcagcagcctccatcTTAGTCATCtgagccgtcctcctctcagcagcctccatcTTAGTCATCtgagccgtcctcctctcagcagcctccatcTTAGTCATCtgagccgtcctcctctcagcagcctccatgttagtcatttagcagacattcttttccagaacgacttacaggaACAGCTAGAGTtcactgccttgctcaagggcacttcGGCAGATTGTTCACCTACTCGGATCGGGGATTCGAAACCAGCGCCCTTTCGCTGGTACAACGCTcacaaccactaggctacctgccgcctgaACTGCCCCAAACAGCCCTGAACTGCCCCAAACAGCCCTGAACTGCCCCAAACAGCCCTGAACTGCCCCAAACACCCTCTCTGTTTGTCCTGTCTGAGCTTTGAAGTTATTAGAGTATAGCTCTGGTTCATGTTGGAGGTCAGACAGTAATCTGGTCTCTCAGTCACTACTTGGCCAGTAAGATGGATTCAGCTCATCTGACTCACTGGCCAGTGACCATCCAGAGAAGAAAAACATGCTCTATGGTTAGCATAGCATTCCTCTGTAGTACCACTGGGTTCATGATGTTAGCATAGCATTCCTCTGTAGTACCACTGGGTTCATGATGTTAGCATAGCATTCCTCTGTAGTACCACTGGGTTCATGATGTTAGCATAGCACTCCTCTGTAGTACCACTGGGTTCACAGCCCCACAGCCACACAGCCCCACAACCCCACAACCCCACAGCCCaggccacacagccacacagcccagGCCACACAGCCCaggccacacagccacacagcccagGCCACACAGCCCaggccacacagccacacaggcaCACAGCCCCACAGCCCAGGCCACACAGCCCAGGCCACACAGCCCAGGCCCCACAGCCCAGGCCACACAGCCCAGGCCACACAGCCCAGGCCACACAGCCCAGGCCCCACAGCCCAGGCCACACAGCCCAGGCCACACAGCCCaggccacacagccacacagcccaggccacacagccacacagcccagGCCACACAGCCCAGGCCACACAGCCCaggccacacagccacacagcccagGCCACACAGCCCAGGCCACACAGCCCAGGCCACACAGCCCAGGCCACACAGCCCaggccacacagccacacagcccagGCCACACAGCCCAGGCCACACAGCCCaggccacacagccacacagcccagGCCACACacactttattgacatgggaaacatatgttaacattgtcaaagcaagtgaggtagataatatacaaaagtgaaataaacaataaaaattaacagtaaacattacactcacagaagttccaaaagcataaagacattacaaatatcatattatgtacagtgccttgcgaaagtattcggcccccttgaactttgcgaccttttgccacatttcaggcttcaaacataaagatataaaactgtagttttttgtgaagaatcaacaacaagtgggacacaatcatgaagtggaacgacatttattggatatttcaaacttttttaacaaattaaaaactgaaaaattgggcgtgcaaaattattcagcccccttaagttaatactttgtagcgccaccttttgctgcgattacagctgtaagtcacttggggtatgtctctatcagttttgcacatcgagagactgaatttttttcccattcctccttgcaaaacagctcgagctcagtgaggttggaaggagagcatttgtgaacagcagttttcagttctttctacagattctcgattggattcaggcttggactttgacttggccattctaacacctggatatgcttatttttgaaccattccattgtagattttgctttatgttttggatcatagtcttgttggaagacaaatctccgtcccagtctcaggtcttttgtacgataatttggtaaaaagtccattagacatttgctcagtacattgttttcattgagaaaatgtacgagtctgctgttaatgataatgcggaggattttcccaaggttgctgttgacgcatattccatggtagttattggggtcaaatttgtctccaatttggtggattggggtgatcagtccttggttacaaatattggggaagattccagagctgaggatgatgttaaagagttgaagcatagccaattggaatttgtggtctgtgtattttatcatttcatttacCATAATGAAATGATACCATCAACCCCATAGGTGTTTCTGGGTTgtagggtttgtattttgtcctgtagttcattcaatgtaattggagaatccagtgggttctggtagtcttttaTAGTTGATTCTAAGGGTTGTATTTgatcatatatacagtactagtcacacgtttggacacacctactcagggtttggacacacctactcattccagggtttttctttatttggactattttctacattgtagaataatagtgaagacatcaaagtaACTagtatggaatcatttagtaaccaaaaaagtgttaaacaaatcaaaatatttttcttgatgacagcgttgcacactcttggtattctctcatccagcttcatgaggtagtcacctggaatgcatttcacttagcaggtgtgccttgtgaaaagttaatttgtggaatttctgaaccaatcagttgtgttgtgacaaggtagggatggtataggTTTTGAGGAACAGTCTCACAAAATGCTTGCATTCACCCGTAGTATGATGGCAGCATGAAAGTCTTTGACTGATGGCTCTCTGACTGCTTGAGAGTTCTTTATACTTCAGTGTTACATCGCCATCTAGTGATCAATAGGACAAAATACAGTTGTAATTCTTCTGGGGAAGTTCACGTCCCGTCCTGGAGGGTAGAAACACATCTGTTTTTTGTGTCCCACCTGGTCTCCAGGTTAAAGTCCCTGATTAGAAGGAGAGGATGGAAATCGAAAGTGTTTTGGCACCTCAGGACCGACATTGAACAGCCCTGTTCTGCGGTCTCCACCGGGTTGCGAAATTCTGGGAAcattcaataaattccctggttttccagaaatccttatTCCAGAAaacctccaaccaggatttcagaAAAAAAACTGGGAATTTATGGAAGGAAACCCAGAATTGTACGACCCTAAGTCTACAACACTCATGGGTTTATTATACAGATAGTAGTAGGCCTAATTGTGAAGGGAGACCTTCATGGTGTGCCTGCCATCTCCGTTCAGACAGGAGGAGTATGAGGGTTTCTGTTGATCTTTCATTATACTGGAAACTGTCATTAATCACTTCATCAATTTACAGTTATATGCTTTCATCACTACGCCCTGACCCGGTATTCTTCAGTAGTTGATTGAATGAGAGTAATTGATATCATTTTGTGGTATTATCATTTTTTTCCCTCAATCTCTGATCACAGGTGATGAGCTATACCTGTAACTGAGGGGTGGAGCTTCAGGTATTCTGGGTTTCACAGGTGATGAGCTGTACCTGTAACTGAGGGGTGGAGCTTCAGGTCTTCTGGGTTTCACAGGTGATGAGCTGTACCTGTAACTGAGGGGTGGAGCTTCAGGTCTTCTGGGTTTCACAGGTGATGAGCTGTACCTGTAACTGAGGGGTGGAGCTTCAGGTCTTCTGGGTTTCACAGGTGATGAGCTGTACCTGTAACTGAGGGGTGGAGCTTCAGGTCTCCTGGGTTTCTGGGAGGAGCTGTACCTGTAACTGAGGGGTGGAGCTTCAGGTCTCCTAGGTTTCTGGGAGGAGCTGTACCTGTAAATGCGGGGTGGAGCTTCAGGTCTCCTGGGTTTCTGGGAGGAGCTGTACCTGTAACTGAGGGGTGGAGCTTCAGGTCTCCTAGGTTTCTGGGAGGAGCTGTACCTGTAACTGAGGGGTGGAGCTTCAGGTCTCCTGGGTTTCTGGGAGGAGCTGTACCTGTAACTGAGGGGTGGAGCTTCAGGTCTCCTAGGTTTCTGGGAGGAGCTGTACCTGTAACTGAGGGGTGGAGCTTCAGGTCTCCTGGGTTTCTGGGAGGAGCTGTACCTGTAACTGAGGGGTGGAGCTTCAGGTCTCCTGGGTTTCTGGGAGGAGCTGTACCTGTAACTGAGGGGTGGAGCTTCAGGTCTCCTGGGTTTCTGGGAGGAGCTGTACCTGTAACTGAGGGGTGGAGCTTCAGGTCTCCTAGGTTTCTGGGAGGAGCTGTACCTGTAACTGAGGGGT
This sequence is a window from Oncorhynchus gorbuscha isolate QuinsamMale2020 ecotype Even-year linkage group LG01, OgorEven_v1.0, whole genome shotgun sequence. Protein-coding genes within it:
- the LOC123993282 gene encoding extensin-like; protein product: MGGIKEGSSQKPRRPEAPPLSYRYSSSQKPRRPEAPPLSYRYSSSQKPRRPEAPPLSYRYSSSQKPRRPEAPPLSYRYSSSQKPRRPEAPPLSYRYSSSQKPRRPEAPPLSYRYSSSQKPRRPEAPPLSYRYSSSQKPRRPEAPPLSYRYSSSQKPRRPEAPPLSYRYSSSQKPRRPEAPPLSYRYSSSQKPRRPEAPPLSYRYSSSQKPRRPEAPPRIYRYSSSQKPRRPEAPPLSYRYSSSQKPRRPEAPPLSYRYSSSPVKPRRPEAPPLSYRYSSSPVKPRRPEAPPLSYRYSSSPVKPRRPEAPPLSYRYSSSPVKPRIPEAPPLSYRYSSSPVIRD